Proteins encoded within one genomic window of Papaver somniferum cultivar HN1 unplaced genomic scaffold, ASM357369v1 unplaced-scaffold_102, whole genome shotgun sequence:
- the LOC113327533 gene encoding uncharacterized protein LOC113327533 isoform X3 — MAELEQSKIVDKDVIFAVNECDWKVSMTTTLKTWREVSDINIQLAEGLKPECLLKLYDLLISLSVDSLSRCPGEKFTDICKMSNFLFEELSGRIEHLFSNVGQHILCSDSWGLLQELTLLLRCCISMLHLLEFDGSLLIEKCEILLSTLRILCSPELASTTGRKGKSVCITSVSCAFLPVLHSIIEVFINEFLVHKELGDYFTTVETVSSTSDNLFMDPLNQGSRDVVLELISSHFLLSVSDEPTFKNSLEPFLLLCDEKPPFLDLISLNAAMQLLSTVVIYSPPQILQAHMISLVSRCSGISMASYNQASDSRLVNWYISAFEISVDLYSQNMSSLQLGDTHGEPKSGFGFSGKQCTAGGLSHLSFESYIQLDMYSQLKVHTTNFPTSAHLLQSKMKSHYKNACIAYMKEIQNILNVSSRDESFSVLSNIISRILSGDIGTSKLWKNGNISQQKMYLLASIVNLMSSSLLQTIWAMQKGSLGNAEMRKLYSQCKEYDMIISKISCFQQCRITPQSICTLVADMMAHYPARHKHSKMMFVHFASLLLFSFEAGLEFLSKSCILMLMTLMNLFNLEKGQINQFNQKLQKVP, encoded by the exons atggCAGAATTAGAACAAAG TAAAATCGTTGATAAAGATGTGATTTTTGCTGTTAATGAATGTGACTGGAAGGTGTCAATGACTACTACCTTGAAGACTTGGAGGGAAGTGTCAGACATTAATATTCAACTGGCTGAG GGTTTAAAACCAGAATGTCTGCTGAAATTGTATGACCTGCTCATCAGTTTGTCTGTGGACTCGTTATCACGGTGTCCTGGTGAAAAGTTTACCGATATATGTAAAATGTCCAATTTTCTCTTTGAAGAACTTTCAGGGAGGATCGAACATTTATTTTCTAATGTTGGGCAGCATATACTATGTTCAGATTCATGGGGTCTTCTACAGGAGTTAACTCTTTTGTTAAGATGTTGTATTTCTATGTTGCACTTGCTTGAGTTCGACGGAAGTCTCCTCATTGAAAAGTGCGAAATTCTCTTAAGTACACTCAGAATATTATGTTCTCCGGAGTTAGCATCCACGACAGGAAGGAAGGGGAAAAGTGTTTGTATCACCTCTGTGTCCTGTGCATTTCTTCCTGTCCTGCACTCAATCATCGAG gTGTTCATCAATGAATTCCTAGTGCACAAGGAATTAGGAGATTATTTTACGACGGTAGAGACTGTCTCTTCAACAAGTGATAACCTATTTATGGATCCATTGAatcaaggttcaagagatgttGTGTTGGAGTTgatttcttctcattttcttctaTCAGTTTCTGATGAGCCAACCTTCAAGAACTCCTTGGAACCATTCCTTCTGCTGTGTGATGAAAAGCCCCCTTTCCTTGACCTAATAAGCCTAAATGCAGCTATGCAATTACTTTCAACAGTCGTCATATATTCTCCACCACAAATTTTACAAGCGCatatgatttccttggtttctagATGCAGTGGCATTAGCATGGCTTCATATAATCAAGCATCAGATTCAAGACTAGTGAACTGGTACATATCAGCGTTTGAAATATCAGTGGACTTGTATTCCCAAAACATGTCAAGTTTACAATTGGGTGATACTCATGGAGAACCTAAAAGTGGGTTTGGTTTCAGTGGTAAACAATGTACGGCGGGAGGATTATCACATCTATCATTTGAATCTTATATTCAGCTGGACATGTATAGTCAACTGAAAGTTCACACAACTAACTTTCCTACGTCTGCTCATCTTTTGCAGTCGAAAATGAAGTCTCATTATAAGAATGCTTGTATTGCATATATGAAGGAGATTCAAAATATTCTTAACGTGTCATCCAGAGACGAAAGTTTCTCTGTTTTGAGTAACATTATATCAAGGATCCTTTCTGGAGATATTGGGACTAGTAAATTGTGGAAAAATGGAAACATAAGTCAGCAGAAAATGTATCTTTTGGCTTCCATAGTAAACTTGATGAGTAGTTCACTGTTGCAAACAATCTGGGCAATGCAAAAAGGAAGTTTGGGTAATGCTGAAATGCGAAAACTTTATTCTCAGTGTAAGGAGTACGATATGATCATAAGCAAAATTAGCTGTTTCCAGCAGTGTAGGATTACCCCCCAGTCAATATGTACCCTAGTAGCGGATATGATGGCACATTACCCTGCAAGGCATAAGCACTCGAAAATGATGTTTGTGCACTTTGCAAGCTTGCTATTGTTTAGTTTTGAAGCTGGGCTTGAGTTCTTAAGCAAGAGTTGTATACTTATGCTGATGACATTGATGAATCTATTTAATCTTGAAAAGG GACAAATTAATCAATTCAACCAGAAGCTTCAAAAAGTTCCCTAA
- the LOC113327533 gene encoding uncharacterized protein LOC113327533 isoform X2 — protein MAELEQSKIVDKDVIFAVNECDWKVSMTTTLKTWREVSDINIQLAEGLKPECLLKLYDLLISLSVDSLSRCPGEKFTDICKMSNFLFEELSGRIEHLFSNVGQHILCSDSWGLLQELTLLLRCCISMLHLLEFDGSLLIEKCEILLSTLRILCSPELASTTGRKGKSVCITSVSCAFLPVLHSIIEVFINEFLVHKELGDYFTTVETVSSTSDNLFMDPLNQGSRDVVLELISSHFLLSVSDEPTFKNSLEPFLLLCDEKPPFLDLISLNAAMQLLSTVVIYSPPQILQAHMISLVSRCSGISMASYNQASDSRLVNWYISAFEISVDLYSQNMSSLQLGDTHGEPKSGFGFSGKQCTAGGLSHLSFESYIQLDMYSQLKVHTTNFPTSAHLLQSKMKSHYKNACIAYMKEIQNILNVSSRDESFSVLSNIISRILSGDIGTSKLWKNGNISQQKMYLLASIVNLMSSSLLQTIWAMQKGSLGNAEMRKLYSQCKEYDMIISKISCFQQCRITPQSICTLVADMMAHYPARHKHSKMMFVHFASLLLFSFEAGLEFLSKSCILMLMTLMNLFNLEKVVRAIWPCIAEARFLNFANPYVRTN, from the exons atggCAGAATTAGAACAAAG TAAAATCGTTGATAAAGATGTGATTTTTGCTGTTAATGAATGTGACTGGAAGGTGTCAATGACTACTACCTTGAAGACTTGGAGGGAAGTGTCAGACATTAATATTCAACTGGCTGAG GGTTTAAAACCAGAATGTCTGCTGAAATTGTATGACCTGCTCATCAGTTTGTCTGTGGACTCGTTATCACGGTGTCCTGGTGAAAAGTTTACCGATATATGTAAAATGTCCAATTTTCTCTTTGAAGAACTTTCAGGGAGGATCGAACATTTATTTTCTAATGTTGGGCAGCATATACTATGTTCAGATTCATGGGGTCTTCTACAGGAGTTAACTCTTTTGTTAAGATGTTGTATTTCTATGTTGCACTTGCTTGAGTTCGACGGAAGTCTCCTCATTGAAAAGTGCGAAATTCTCTTAAGTACACTCAGAATATTATGTTCTCCGGAGTTAGCATCCACGACAGGAAGGAAGGGGAAAAGTGTTTGTATCACCTCTGTGTCCTGTGCATTTCTTCCTGTCCTGCACTCAATCATCGAG gTGTTCATCAATGAATTCCTAGTGCACAAGGAATTAGGAGATTATTTTACGACGGTAGAGACTGTCTCTTCAACAAGTGATAACCTATTTATGGATCCATTGAatcaaggttcaagagatgttGTGTTGGAGTTgatttcttctcattttcttctaTCAGTTTCTGATGAGCCAACCTTCAAGAACTCCTTGGAACCATTCCTTCTGCTGTGTGATGAAAAGCCCCCTTTCCTTGACCTAATAAGCCTAAATGCAGCTATGCAATTACTTTCAACAGTCGTCATATATTCTCCACCACAAATTTTACAAGCGCatatgatttccttggtttctagATGCAGTGGCATTAGCATGGCTTCATATAATCAAGCATCAGATTCAAGACTAGTGAACTGGTACATATCAGCGTTTGAAATATCAGTGGACTTGTATTCCCAAAACATGTCAAGTTTACAATTGGGTGATACTCATGGAGAACCTAAAAGTGGGTTTGGTTTCAGTGGTAAACAATGTACGGCGGGAGGATTATCACATCTATCATTTGAATCTTATATTCAGCTGGACATGTATAGTCAACTGAAAGTTCACACAACTAACTTTCCTACGTCTGCTCATCTTTTGCAGTCGAAAATGAAGTCTCATTATAAGAATGCTTGTATTGCATATATGAAGGAGATTCAAAATATTCTTAACGTGTCATCCAGAGACGAAAGTTTCTCTGTTTTGAGTAACATTATATCAAGGATCCTTTCTGGAGATATTGGGACTAGTAAATTGTGGAAAAATGGAAACATAAGTCAGCAGAAAATGTATCTTTTGGCTTCCATAGTAAACTTGATGAGTAGTTCACTGTTGCAAACAATCTGGGCAATGCAAAAAGGAAGTTTGGGTAATGCTGAAATGCGAAAACTTTATTCTCAGTGTAAGGAGTACGATATGATCATAAGCAAAATTAGCTGTTTCCAGCAGTGTAGGATTACCCCCCAGTCAATATGTACCCTAGTAGCGGATATGATGGCACATTACCCTGCAAGGCATAAGCACTCGAAAATGATGTTTGTGCACTTTGCAAGCTTGCTATTGTTTAGTTTTGAAGCTGGGCTTGAGTTCTTAAGCAAGAGTTGTATACTTATGCTGATGACATTGATGAATCTATTTAATCTTGAAAAGG TCGTTAGGGCTATATGGCCGTGCATTGCAGAGGCTAGATTTCTGAATTTTGCGAATCCGTATGTCAG GACAAATTAA
- the LOC113327509 gene encoding uncharacterized protein LOC113327509 yields MSMSTLKAWREVLDINTQDPEVLKPQFLLKLYDLLISLSLDSVSQFPGEKLTDIRKISNFLFEELSRRFEHFFSNVGQGVLCSDSWGLLQDLTLLLRCCISMLHLLEFDLSLLIEKCKILLSILGKLCSPELASYVGRKGTNVISVKESTSRECTIAGEDCITSVVEEYETFMCFVQKSRASIPVLRSIVEVFINEFLVHKKLRDYFIMVDSISSTSDKLFMSPLNLGSSNVLLELLSSHFLLSVSDQPTFQNSFENFLLLSDEKPHFLDLISLNAAMQLLSTVLIYSPPQILQAYIIFLVCGRSSINMASEDQASEPRLVNWCFSAFEISMELYSRNMSSLQLGDDHEEPGSGSNFIKKQCTAGGLSHLSFESHIRPVMYSQLKAQTANFAKSSHDLASKTKSDLMDTCTAYIKENQNILNESYRDESFVVLCYIISMILSGDIRANRLWKKGIISQQEMYLLASTVNLMSSSLLQIIWCMQKRSLGNPKILKDYSQCKEYDMIISIISCFQQCSISQPMTTLVMDMMAQFPARHKFSKMMFMHFAGLLLFSFEAGYAFLSKGCILMLMTLTNLFIFEEGNLDALKQAPQPSNKSLVVFSPRISSRQVASNFKKFQRCIIRINEPIQSEASKSSLINDGVEQFGPSTMEENNCNSQKQLNLKRMLGNTRHQDYDELADFVEFKEGKDYSKYEKNRKKYRKYVCGKKVGYRKERRRRLRAILT; encoded by the exons ATGTCAATGTCTACTTTGAAGGCTTGGAGGGAAGTGTTGGACATTAATACTCAAGATCCTGAG GTTTTAAAACCACAATTTCTGCTGAAATTGTATGACTTGCTCATCAGTTTGTCTTTGGACTCCGTATCTCAGTTTCCTGGTGAAAAGCTTACCGATATACGTAAAATCTCCAATTTTCTTTTTGAAGAACTTTCAAGGAGGTTCGAGCATTTTTTTTCTAATGTAGGGCAAGGTGTACTATGTTCAGATTCGTGGGGTCTATTACAGGACTTAACTCTTTTGTTAAGATGCTGTATTTCTATGCTACacttgttagagtttgatttaaGTCTCCTCATTGAAAAATGCAAAATTCTCCTTAGTATACTCGGCAAACTATGTTCTCCGGAGTTAGCTTCTTATGTTGGAAGAAAGGGGACAAATGTAATTAGCGTTAAGGAATCCACTTCACGTGAATGCACTATTGCTGGCGAAGATTGTATTACCTCTGTAGTCGAGGAATATGAAACTTTTATGTGCTTTGTTCAAAAATCCCGTGCATCGATTCCTGTCCTGCGCTCAATCGTCGAG GTGTTCATCAATGAATTTCTAGTGCACAAGAAACTGAGAGATTATTTTATAATGGTTGACAGTATATCTTCTACGAGTGATAAACTATTTATGTCCCCACTGAATCTTGGTTCAAGCAATGTTCTTTTGGAGTTGTTATCTTCTCATTTTCTTTTATCGGTTTCTGACCAGCCAACCTTCCAGAACTCCTTTGAAAATTTCCTTCTGCTGTCTGATGAAAAGCCCCACTTTCTAGACCTAATAAGCCTAAATGCAGCTATGCAATTACTTTCAACAGTCCTCATATATTCTCCACCACAAATTTTACAAGCGTATATAATTTTCTTAGTATGTGGACGCAGTAGCATTAACATGGCTTCAGAGGATCAAGCATCAGAGCCAAGACTCGTGAACTGGTGCTTTTCAGCATTTGAAATATCAATGGAATTGTATTCCCGAAACATGTCAAGTTTACAATTGGGGGATGATCATGAAGAACCTGGAAGTGGGTCTAATTTTATTAAGAAACAGTGtacagcaggaggattatcacaTCTATCTTTTGAATCTCATATTCGGCCGGTCATGTATAGTCAACTTAAAGCTCAGACAGCTAACTTTGCCAAATCCAGTCATGATTTGGCATCGAAAACGAAGTCTGATCTTATGGATACTTGTACTGCATACATAAAGGAGAATCAAAATATCCTTAATGAGTCATACAGAGATGAAAGTTTCGTTGTTTTGTGTTACATTATATCAATGATCCTTTCGGGAGATATCAGGGCAAATAGATTGTGGAAGAAAGGAATCATAAGTCAGCAGGAAATGTATTTGTTGGCTTCCACAGTAAATTTGATGAGCAGTTCACTGTTGCAAATAATCTGGTGCATGCAAAAACGAAGTCTGGGTAATCCTAAAATTCTAAAAGATTATTCTCAGTGTAAGGAGTACGATATGATAATTAGCATCATCAGTTGTTTCCAGCAGTGCAGCATTAGTCAACCAATGACGACCCTAGTAATGGATATGATGGCACAGTTCCCTGCAAGGCACAAGTTCTCGAAAATGATGTTTATGCACTTTGCAGGCTTGCTGTTGTTTAGTTTTGAAGCTGGATATGCCTTCTTAAGCAAAGGTTGTATACTCATGTTGATGACGTTGACAAATCTATTTATTTTCGAAGAGGGTAATCTGGATGCGCTGAAACAAGCCCCTCAACCTTCAAATAAATCGTTGGTG GTTTTTTCTCCACGAATTTCTTCCCGTCAAGTCGCGTCGAATTTTAAAAAGTTTCAAAGGTGCATCATAAG AATCAATGAACCAATTCAATCTGAAGCTTCAAAAAGTAGCCTGATCAACGATGGGGTAGAACAGTTTGGGCCCAGCACAATGGAGGAGAATAATTGTAACAGCCAGAAGCAATTGAATTTGAAACGCATGCTAGGTAACACCAGACATCAAGATTATGATGAGTTGGCTGATTTTGTTGAGTTCAAGGAAGGAAAAGATTATTCGAAATATGAgaaaaatcgaaagaaataccGTAAGTATGTGTGCGGAAAAAAGGTAGGCTACaggaaagaaaggagaagaagattgAGAGCTATCCTGACTTAG
- the LOC113327533 gene encoding uncharacterized protein LOC113327533 isoform X1 has translation MAELEQSKIVDKDVIFAVNECDWKVSMTTTLKTWREVSDINIQLAEGLKPECLLKLYDLLISLSVDSLSRCPGEKFTDICKMSNFLFEELSGRIEHLFSNVGQHILCSDSWGLLQELTLLLRCCISMLHLLEFDGSLLIEKCEILLSTLRILCSPELASTTGRKGKSVCITSVSCAFLPVLHSIIEVFINEFLVHKELGDYFTTVETVSSTSDNLFMDPLNQGSRDVVLELISSHFLLSVSDEPTFKNSLEPFLLLCDEKPPFLDLISLNAAMQLLSTVVIYSPPQILQAHMISLVSRCSGISMASYNQASDSRLVNWYISAFEISVDLYSQNMSSLQLGDTHGEPKSGFGFSGKQCTAGGLSHLSFESYIQLDMYSQLKVHTTNFPTSAHLLQSKMKSHYKNACIAYMKEIQNILNVSSRDESFSVLSNIISRILSGDIGTSKLWKNGNISQQKMYLLASIVNLMSSSLLQTIWAMQKGSLGNAEMRKLYSQCKEYDMIISKISCFQQCRITPQSICTLVADMMAHYPARHKHSKMMFVHFASLLLFSFEAGLEFLSKSCILMLMTLMNLFNLEKGNLHALKHLEVESLSSPRSNKSLVVTSSSLLKSLGLYGRALQRLDF, from the exons atggCAGAATTAGAACAAAG TAAAATCGTTGATAAAGATGTGATTTTTGCTGTTAATGAATGTGACTGGAAGGTGTCAATGACTACTACCTTGAAGACTTGGAGGGAAGTGTCAGACATTAATATTCAACTGGCTGAG GGTTTAAAACCAGAATGTCTGCTGAAATTGTATGACCTGCTCATCAGTTTGTCTGTGGACTCGTTATCACGGTGTCCTGGTGAAAAGTTTACCGATATATGTAAAATGTCCAATTTTCTCTTTGAAGAACTTTCAGGGAGGATCGAACATTTATTTTCTAATGTTGGGCAGCATATACTATGTTCAGATTCATGGGGTCTTCTACAGGAGTTAACTCTTTTGTTAAGATGTTGTATTTCTATGTTGCACTTGCTTGAGTTCGACGGAAGTCTCCTCATTGAAAAGTGCGAAATTCTCTTAAGTACACTCAGAATATTATGTTCTCCGGAGTTAGCATCCACGACAGGAAGGAAGGGGAAAAGTGTTTGTATCACCTCTGTGTCCTGTGCATTTCTTCCTGTCCTGCACTCAATCATCGAG gTGTTCATCAATGAATTCCTAGTGCACAAGGAATTAGGAGATTATTTTACGACGGTAGAGACTGTCTCTTCAACAAGTGATAACCTATTTATGGATCCATTGAatcaaggttcaagagatgttGTGTTGGAGTTgatttcttctcattttcttctaTCAGTTTCTGATGAGCCAACCTTCAAGAACTCCTTGGAACCATTCCTTCTGCTGTGTGATGAAAAGCCCCCTTTCCTTGACCTAATAAGCCTAAATGCAGCTATGCAATTACTTTCAACAGTCGTCATATATTCTCCACCACAAATTTTACAAGCGCatatgatttccttggtttctagATGCAGTGGCATTAGCATGGCTTCATATAATCAAGCATCAGATTCAAGACTAGTGAACTGGTACATATCAGCGTTTGAAATATCAGTGGACTTGTATTCCCAAAACATGTCAAGTTTACAATTGGGTGATACTCATGGAGAACCTAAAAGTGGGTTTGGTTTCAGTGGTAAACAATGTACGGCGGGAGGATTATCACATCTATCATTTGAATCTTATATTCAGCTGGACATGTATAGTCAACTGAAAGTTCACACAACTAACTTTCCTACGTCTGCTCATCTTTTGCAGTCGAAAATGAAGTCTCATTATAAGAATGCTTGTATTGCATATATGAAGGAGATTCAAAATATTCTTAACGTGTCATCCAGAGACGAAAGTTTCTCTGTTTTGAGTAACATTATATCAAGGATCCTTTCTGGAGATATTGGGACTAGTAAATTGTGGAAAAATGGAAACATAAGTCAGCAGAAAATGTATCTTTTGGCTTCCATAGTAAACTTGATGAGTAGTTCACTGTTGCAAACAATCTGGGCAATGCAAAAAGGAAGTTTGGGTAATGCTGAAATGCGAAAACTTTATTCTCAGTGTAAGGAGTACGATATGATCATAAGCAAAATTAGCTGTTTCCAGCAGTGTAGGATTACCCCCCAGTCAATATGTACCCTAGTAGCGGATATGATGGCACATTACCCTGCAAGGCATAAGCACTCGAAAATGATGTTTGTGCACTTTGCAAGCTTGCTATTGTTTAGTTTTGAAGCTGGGCTTGAGTTCTTAAGCAAGAGTTGTATACTTATGCTGATGACATTGATGAATCTATTTAATCTTGAAAAGGGTAATCTGCATGCACTGAAACATCTTGAAGTCGAATCTTTATCATCTCCACGTTCAAATAAATCATTAGTGGTAACATCCTCTTCTTTATTGAAGTCGTTAGGGCTATATGGCCGTGCATTGCAGAGGCTAGATTTCTGA